In Papaver somniferum cultivar HN1 chromosome 1, ASM357369v1, whole genome shotgun sequence, a genomic segment contains:
- the LOC113318790 gene encoding uncharacterized protein LOC113318790, with amino-acid sequence MGGWQRHIQSIIRHAGKKLEQSCSPPLSLPSARINAASTLGQFRYLHRTSNTSPTNILRPFHQYLQQSGISSSRKLLSEASSDQTPVANPLSSPVLQIGDGTTETQAVVPKRASVQAVLKDIKQSPKKVNLVAALVRGMRVEDALLQLQLTVKRASKTVYQVIHSARANATHNHGLDKDRLLVAEAFVGKGLFKKRVSYHAKGRSGVKVRAECRLTVVVREMTPEEEAEIARLRVHNFRKLSKRERRLVPHKLIETTPVWGRKSKPSNSEKSSMA; translated from the exons ATGGGGGGTTGGCAAAGGCATATACAATCTATCATTCGTCATGCGGGTAAAAAATTGGAGCAAAGCTGTAGTCCTCCACTCAGTTTACCAAGTGCTCGTATAAATGCCGCTTCTACTTTAG GTCAATTTCGTTATCTACACAGAACATCAAACACATCTCCGACAAACATTCTCAGGCCTTTTCACCAGTATTTGCAGCAATCG ggaatttcttcttcaaggaAGTTGCTTTCAGAAGCATCCTCTGACCAAACGCCTGTAGCAAATCCACTGTCGtcacctgttttgcaaataggTGACGGGACAACTGAAACCCAAGCCGTGGTCCCTAAACGTGCCAGCGTTCAGGCAGTGTTGAAGGACATAAAACAG AGTCCCAAAAAGGTTAATCTGGTGGCTGCATTGGTTCGTGGAATGCGAGTGGAAGATGCTCTATTGCAACTGCAGCTTACAGTAAAGCGAGCATCAAAGACTGTTTATCAG GTTATACACTCAGCACGTGCCAATGCAACCCATAATCATGGGTTGGATAAAGACCGTCTCCTAGTTG CCGAGGCATTTGTAGGAAAAGGGTTATTCAAAAAGAGAGTTTCATATCACGCAAAGGGAAGATCTGGAGTGAAAGTACGAGCAGAGTGTAGGTTAACTGTCGTTGTTAGGGAGATGACCCCTGAAGAAGAGGCTGAGATAGCCAGACTAAGAGTACACAATTTCCGCAAGCTCTCCAAGAGGGAGAGGCGATTGGTTCCACATAAGCTCATCGAGACTACCCCTGTATGGGGACGCAAAAGCAAGCCTAGCAACTCAGAGAAGAGTTCCATGGCTTGA